The following proteins come from a genomic window of Musa acuminata AAA Group cultivar baxijiao chromosome BXJ1-7, Cavendish_Baxijiao_AAA, whole genome shotgun sequence:
- the LOC135678324 gene encoding chaperone protein dnaJ 8, chloroplastic-like, with amino-acid sequence MAMSMGMMNSMVASSSSIGSWARRGGVAKGRRKAGRSRGDVRCAAAASLADQYRMLRVQPGAPEKEVKKAFRKLALQYHPDVCKGSNCGVQFHRINEAYDIVMSSLRQADQKQKQEQWQRPEWSSDGFSDEGMSDSGWDLWEEWMGWEGAGIRDYSSHINPYI; translated from the exons ATGGCGATGTCGATGGGGATGATGAACTCGATGGTTGCGTCTTCGTCTTCGATAGGGAGTTGGGCGAGGAGGGGTGGGGTGGCGAAGGGAAGGAGGAAGGCGGGAAGGAGCAGAGGCGACGTGAGGTGCGCCGCCGCCGCAAGCTTGGCGGATCAGTATCGGATGCTTAGGGTTCAGCCAGGGGCGCCAGAGAAGGAGGTCAAGAAGGCTTTTAGGAAGCTCGCTTTGCAG TATCATCCAGATGTTTGCAAAGGTAGCAATTGCGGCGTCCAGTTCCATCGCATCAATGAAGCCTATGAT ATTGTAATGAGCAGCTTGAGACAAGCTGATCAGAAGCAGAAGCAAGAGCAATGGCAGCGGCCAGAATGGAGTAGTGATGGTTTCTCCGACGAGGGAATGTCCGACTCAGGCTGGGACTTGTGGGAGGAGTGGATGGGGTGGGAAGGGGCTGGCATCAGAGATTACTCCTCCCACATCAACCCTTACATCTGA
- the LOC103990561 gene encoding uncharacterized protein LOC103990561 has product MKFDDMVVLWEEVVAYKQSIAVDNAVEDAFFLLSSCMGTNIWQRAADQRTLGGNDEARRLPQLLKAQPLQGLNVTVKERGENKEHLDEGTSISHSGKGSGAGKGGGKGAGGGSQTLRQPRDQRNSSASSWRWPRSSLTLLVGGLLLLFLHSCG; this is encoded by the exons ATGAAGTTTGATGACATGGTTGTATTGTGGGAAGAAGTCGTGGCATACAAGCAAAGCATTGCTGTGGATAACGCTGTGGAAGATGCTTTCTTCCTTCTTTCCAGTTGCATGGGAACGAACATATGGCAGCGAGCAG CTGATCAAAGAACTCTGGGTGGAAATGACGAGGCCCGGCGACTACCTCAGCTCCTAAAAGCTCAACCACTTCAGG GATTAAATGTGACTGTGAAGGAAAGAGGGGAGAATAAAGAGCACTTGGATGAGGGGACGAGCATAAGCCACTCGGGGAAGGGAAGTGGTGCAGGGAAAGGAGGTGGGAAGGGCGCCGGCGGTGGCTCACAGACGCTCCGCCAACCAAGGGACCAGCGAAACAGCTCGgcgtccagctggcggtggccgcGGTCCTCTCTCACTTTACTCGTCGGTGGGTTGCTCCTCCTCTTCCTGCACTCCTGCGGTTGA